A segment of the Streptomyces sp. XD-27 genome:
GTACGGAGGCTCAGCGTCCGGGACCTGGGCGTACGGGGCGCTCAGCCGCGGGGCAGCCGGAACAGCGCCCAGACCACCTTGCCGCGCAGCGGCCCGGCGAGCGGGTGCCAGCCCCAGCAGTCGCTGAACGACTCCACGAGGTAGAGCCCTCGGCCCGACTCCTCGCAGAAGTCCGCCTCCCCGGCGACCGGGCTCTCCTCGCTGGGGTCCCGTACCGCGCACACCAGGCGGGAGGGGCAGCGCATCAGGTGGAGCCGTACCGCCGCCTCCTGGTCGGCACGCTCGCCGCCCGCCGCCGGCTCCGGCGGGCCGGGCGGCAGCGCGTGCCGCAGGGCGTTGGTGACGAGTTCGGAGACGACCAGGGCCACGTCGTCGAAGAGGTCGGGCAGGCCCCACTGTTCGAGCGTGGCGCCGGTGAAGTGCCGGGCGCCTTTGACCGCTTCGAAGCGGGAGGGGAGCGCGCGGGAGGCGGAGCCGGACATGGCTGAGGGGTCCACGGGCGGGAGTTCCCGCCACAAGGGCTCCAGCATGGTCGAGCCGTTGGTCCCCATGCGAGCACTCCTGCATTTGTGGCCGTGATGATCCTGGCTGGATCTCATACGAGCGTGCATGTGCGCGATGCCCATCGTTCCGAATGCGCGGAGCGGATGCAAGGGCAGATGCACGTGCACGGAGGCGATTTGGTCATTCCTGGCGTCATTCGCACCTGATTCTTCCTACGCACTCTTGTGTACGCATCGCACATGAGTGACGACTTGTGCACAGCGCGGAGCCCGAAAGTGGCAGACTGCGCGGCCGGGGGCGACGGGGGCCGGCCCCCGGAAGGGTGCGTTCCGTACAGGGAGGGTCACGGAAATGACCGCAAGCGAGTCGGGCGGGTCAGTGGTGCGCCGTATTCTCCTGGGCTCTCAGCTCAGGCGGCTGCGCGAGTCGCGCGGCATCACGCGTGAGGCGGCCGGCTATTCGATCCGCGCCTCCGAATCGAAGATCAGCCGCATGGAGTTGGGCAGGGTCAGCTTCAAGGCACGCGACATCGAGGATCTGCTCACCCTGTACGGAGTCCTCGACGAGGCGGAGCGCGCGGCGCTGCTCGGGCTCGCTCGCGAGGCCAACGTCACCGGCTGGTGGCACAGTTACGGCGACGTGCTGCCCGGCTGGTTCCAGACGTACGTCGGGCTGGAGGGCGCCGCGTCGCACATCGCCTGCTACGAGGTGCAGTTCGTGCACGGCCTGCTCCAGACCGAGGGATACGCGCAGGCCGTGGTCACCCGGGGCCAGCCGACCGCCTGCGACTCCGAGGTGGAGCGTCGGGTGGCGCTGCGCCTGGAGCGGCAGAAACTGCTGGTCTCCGAACGGGCCCCGGAGTTCCACGTGATCATCGACGAGGCCGCGCTGCGTCGCCCCTACGGCGGGCCGCAGGTGATGCGGACCCAGCTCCAGCACATCATCGACGTGTCCGAGCAGTCGAATGTGACGCTCCAGGTGATGCCGTTCGAGTTCGGCGGGCACGCGGGCGAGAGCGGGGCCTTCACCATGCTGCGCTTTCCGGAGTCCGACCTGCCCGACGTGGTCTATCTGGAACAGCTCACCAGCGCGCTCTACCTCGACAAACGCGATGAGGTGGCGCAGTACGGGCGGGTGCTGGACCGGCTGAGCGCCGACGGCCTGCCACCCGCGAAGAGCCGGGATCTGCTCCGGCGACTTGCAAACGACATCTGACGGGGCATCCCAACTCAACTAACTCATCAGTACGATGACGGAACATCAGGAGCACACCAGGAGCCCCACGGCACGCGTGGGTGCCATGAGCACCCCGTCCTCCAGATAGGGATCGCATGTCCTACTTCTCCGAGTTGGCGTTTCAGTACATCGACGGCGAATGGCGGCCCGGGACCGGGTCCTGGGACATCGTCGATTTCAATCCGTACAACGGGGAGAAGCTCGCTTCCATTACCGCGGCATCGGCCGACGAGATCGACCAGGCGTACCGCGCCGCCGAGCGCGCCCAGCCCGCATGGGGCGCCACCAATCCCTACACCCGGCGGCTGGTGCTCGAGCGCGCGCTGCGCATCGTCGAGGACCGCGAGGAGGAACTGACGGAGGCGATCGTCGCCGAGGTCGGCGGCACGCTCCTCAAGGCGGCCTTCGAGCTGCATCTGGCCAAGGAGTTCCTGCGGGAGGCGATACAGCTCGCGCTGCGGCCGGAAGGAAGGATTCTCCCGTCGCCCGGCGACGGCAAGGAGAACCGGCTCTACCGGGTGCCGGTCGGGGTCGTCGGGGTGATCAGCCCCTTCAACTTCCCGTTCCTGCTGTCGCTGAAGTCGGTCGCCCCCGCGCTGGCGCTGGGGAACGCGGTGGTCCTCAAGCCGCATCAGAACACCCCGATCTGCGGCGGCGGCCTGGTGGCGAAGGTCCTGGAGGACGCCGGGCTGCCGCCCGGTCTGCTCAACGTCGTGGTGACCGACATCGCCGAGATCGGCGACGCGCTCATCGAACACCCGGTGCCGAAGGTCATCTCCTTCACCGGCTCCGACCGGGTCGGCCGGCATGTCGCGACGGTCGCGGCCTCCCACTTCAAGCGCACCATCCTGGAGCTCGGCGGCAACAGCGCCCTCGTCGTCCTGGACGACGCCGACCTCGACTACGCGGTGGACGCGGCCGTCTTCAGCCGCTTCGTCCACCAGGGCCAGGTCTGCATGGCCGCCAACCGGGTGCTCGTGGACCGCAAGGTCGAGCGGGAGTTCACCGAGAAGTTCGTGGCGAAGGTGCGGTCGCTGACGGTCGGCGACCCCGGCGACCCCGCCACGCACATCGGCCCGCTGATCAACGAGGGGCAGGCCGAGGCCGTCACCTCGCTGGTCGACCAGACCATCGCCGAGGGCGCCACGGCCCTGGTCCACGGGCGGGCCCAGGGCGCCCTGGTCGGGCCGACCGTGCTCACCGGCGTCGCGGAGGACTCCGCGGTGCTGCGGCAGGAGATCTTCGGCCCGGTCGTCCTGCTGATCCCGTTCGACGGCGACGACGAGGCCGTCCGCATCACCAACGCCACGCCGTACGGGCTCAGCGGAGGCGTCCACACCGGCGACATCGAGCGCGGCGTCCGCTTCGGGCAGCGCATCGAGACCGGGATGTTCCACGTCAACGACGGTACGGTCCACGACGAGCCGATCGTGCCGTTCGGCGGCGAGAAGCGCTCGGGACTGGGGCGGCTCAACGGCGAGTCGATGGTGGAGGCCTTCACCACGACGAAGTGGATCTCCATCCAGCACGGGCGCACGCAGTTCCCGTTCTGATCTCTCTCGCTCCGGAGCGGTTGAGGACAGAGAGGTTGAGGGCGAGAGGTTGAGGACAGAGAAGTTGAGGACAGAAGCTGTCCGCAAGGGTACGTAGCGTCGGAGACGTCGAGAGAGCGAACGAACCGGCGCGAAAGGCAGGACCCCCATGCCCACATTGGTGAACCAGGAAGCCCACGGCGACGAGGCGGGCGCCCTCCTGGGATTCCTGGAGGCGCAGCGCGGCGCGATCCGCCGGACGCTGCACGGCCTGACCGACGAGCAGGCGCGGCGGAAGCCCTCCGCGAGCGAACTGTCGCTGGTCGGCGTGGTCAAGCATGTCGCCGAGGCCGAGCAGAGCTGGGTCGAGGACGCCAAGGGCGTGCCGCACGCCATCCCACGGGACCACACCAACTGGCACCTCAGTTTCGAGCTGGAGGAGGGCCGGACCGTCGCCGACGTCCTCGCCTTCTGGGACGGCGTGGCGGTGGAGACGGAGCGGTTCATCCGCTCCCTGCCCGATCTGAACGGGACGTTCCCGCTCCCCAGGGTGCCGTGGTTCCCCGAGGGCAGCGTGCGGTCGATGCGCTTCCTGCTGCTGACGCTGATCCAGGAGATGGCGCGGCACGCGGGCCACGTGGACGTCATCCGCGAGTCGCTGGACGGGAAGACGGCGTTCGTCCTGATCGACGAGACGGGCGCCGAGACGGGCGCCGCGTAGCCGCCTCCCGGCGCGGGGCTGGCCGGGGTCCTGCGGCCCCGTGGCTCCCGTGGCCCCGCGGGGCTCCTCTCCAGGAATGACGGGACCCGTCTAACCTGGGCCGCATCTAACCTGGGCCGCGGCGCAGGTCGGGCGGAATGAGGAGACGATGTCAGCGATCCGGCTGCTGGTGCTGGGCGCGGTCCGCCAGCACGGGCGGGCGCACGGCTACCAGGTCCGCAACGACCTGGAGTTCTGGGGCGCGCACGAGTGGTCGAACGCCAAGCCCGGGTCGATCTACCACGCGCTCAAGCAGATGGCCAAGCAAGGGCTGATGATCGCCCACGACGTCGCGCCGAGTACGGCGGGCGGCCCGCCCCGTACCGAGTACGAGCTAACCGACGCCGGCGAGGCGGAGTTCTTCCACCTGCTGCGGCAGGCGCTGGCGCGCCACGACAACAAGATCGACGAGCTGACGGCCGGGGTCGGCTTCATCGTCGATCTGCCGCGCGCCGAGGCCATCGCGCTGTTGAAGGAGCGGGTCGCCGCGCTGGAGCGGTGGCGGGCCGAGGTGACCCGGCACTGGATGCCGCCGGACGGCGGCCCCGGGGAGTGGGGCCACATCGGCGAGATCATGAAGCTCTGGGTGCACTCCTCCGACAGCGGCGCGGAGTGGACGCGTGGGCTGATCGAACGGCTGGAGGCGGGGGCGTACGTCATGGCGGGGGAGGGCGAGCGCTCGGTGGAGGTGCTGCCGGACGGCGTCCGGAACCCGTTCGCCGACGGCGGGACGCCTCGCTAGTCGGGTTCGAGGCGTACGGGCTTCTTCGAGGTGTGCGGGTGCCTTCGAGGCGTACGCGTCTTCGAGGTGTGCGGGTGTCTTCGAGGATTGCGTGCGTCGGTCTTCCCGCTCGCCGCTCGCCGTACGCCGTATGCCGGTTCCGGCGGCTGGGGCGGCGGGCGGGGCGCCGATGTGACGGGAGTGGCGGCGGTGAACGGGCGGCTACGGACGGGGCGGCGCGGAGCTCGGAGGGCGGCCACGAGTACGTCCCGTACTGTCGCGCAGGCCGCAGCGCCGCCGCCGACTACCGGATACCGTGGCTCATATGGCGATCAACAGAGCGGGAACGGCAGGCGAGCCCGGCTACGCCCTGCTCATCGCCGCCGGGCCCAGTGACAAGCACGGCAAGCAGCGCGTCATGGACGCGACGGCCGCACTGCCCCAACTCGCGGCCGTCGCCCCGGCCGTACTGCTGGGCACCCCGGCCGGGGCGAGCGTGGTCCAGCTCGTGGACCCGGCCGACCCGCAGACCGTGCTGACCCACCTGCGGACCGCGGCGGCCCACTCGGGCCCGGTGCTGGTCTACCTCGCGGGGCAGTTGACCCTGGACGCCAAGCAGCGGATGCCGCACCTGGCACTGGCCCGCACCACGCCCAGGACGGCCCGGTACACCGCGCTGCCCTGGCACTGGATCGCCGCCGAGCTGGGGCGGCGGCCGGCGGGCGGCACGACCCTGATCGCCGACCTGGTGGGCGACGAAACGATCTGGCCGCAGCTGGCCGAGCTGGGCGGCCCGGCGGTGGCGCACCACCTCGCCGCCGGGCTCGCGCTGTACGGAACGATCGCGCCCGTACCGCCCAAGCGGCAGCTCGCGACGCCGCACTACAGCCGGGCGCTCGCCAGCCTGCTGCGGGGCGCGGCGGAACGCCCGCAGCCCGCGCACCTGCACGAGCGGGCGGCCCTGGAGGCGGGCCTGGGAGCGGGCCCGGAACTCCTGCTGGCGGTGGGGCCGATGGGGGAGGGCGCGGGGCTCGGTGGTGTGGAGGCGGTGCCGTCCGATACGCCGTACTTCGGCGCGGGGCCGGAGCCGTCCGATACGCCGTACTCCGGTGCGGCGTTCCCTGGCATGGGGTCGATGCCTGCCGGGGCGGGGTTCGCCGGTGGGGAGGCGGCGCCCGCCGGGGCCGCGGTGCCCCGTGGTGCGGCGTGGCCGCCTTTCCCCGCCCCGCCCCTTTCGGGCGGCATACGGCAGGGCTTGCCCGCCCCCGGGGCGGGCACGGACGCGCCCGTAGCGGACTCGCTGATACCGGGCGGGGCGCCCGCCGTCCCGCCCGCGTCCGCGTCCGCGTCTGAGTCTGCGTTCCCGTCCGCACCTGGCACGGGCACGGGTTCGGCTCCGATGAGCGCCCCGGACGCGACCCCGATCGCGGGGCAGGACCCGGACGCGACCCCGGGTCAGGATCCGGAGCCGGGCCGCGAATCGGGGCTGGACCGGGAGCCGGAGGAGGGCCGCGCACCGGGGCCGGACCGAGAGCCGGACGGGGGCCACGAAACGGTGCCGGGCCGGGAAGCCATACCGGGCCGGGAGCCCGCGCCGGAGCGGGGACCCGCGCCGGACGGGGAAGCTGCGCCGGGCCGGGAGCTCGCGCTTGAGCGGGAATCTGCGCCGGAGCTCGCGCCCACGCAAGCCCCGGTGCCCGGACCTGTTCCCGCGTCCGAGCCGGAACTGGGACCCGAGCCGGTCCCTGCGCCCGCGCTGGACCCTGCGCCCGCGCCGGACCCCGCGATTGTCGGAGACGTCCCGCCCGTTGAAGACGCCCAGTTCGCCGCACCAGCCCCCTCCGCTGTACCGGCGCCTTCCGCCGGGGCTACCCCTTCCCCCGCGCCGGCGCCCTCCGCCGGAGCTGCCCCATCCGCTGTACCGGCGTCCTCCACCGCACCGGCGTCCTCAGCCGCACCAGCCCCCTCCGTCGGAGCCGTCTCCTCTGCTGAGCCCGGCCCCTCCGCCGGGCCCAGTCCCTCCGCTCCGTTCCCGCCTCCGCCGCCCCGGCCGCCTCACCCGCCCCAGCAGCATCTGCCCCCGCAGCCACGGCCGGTCCCGCAGCCGCCGGACGAGCGGCACGCCGCGATCCTCGAAGCCGCGCGTGCCGGGCGGCACAGCGAGGCCGCCGCCATGGCCGCCGCATGGGAGCAGGAGGCGATGCGCGCGTCAGGGCCCAGTTCGCCGGAGACGGTCCACTGGCTGGAGGTACGGGCCGACCTCGCCCGGCTCGCCGACGACCCCGCGCGCGCCTGCGAGTTGTGGATGGCCGCGGCCCGGATCCGGCTCGGCAACCATCAGCATCCCGGTGACCCGGACGTCGAGGGCGCCGTGGACCGCGCCCACCACCAGTGGCAGCAGGTGCAGGACCCGGTGCGGGCCGGTGCGCTGGCCCCGGCGCTGGTCGAACTGCGGACGCGGGTGCCCGGCCGCCGCCCCGGCGCGCTGGCCGCGGCGCGGCGCCGGGCGGAGATCCTCCGGGTCCAGACCCTGCGTACGGGCTGAGCACGCCTTTCCGTCAGCCCGGTGGCCGGACGAGCCCCGAGCCCCGGTGAGGGCGCACCCCACCCGCAGGCGCATCCTCGGGTGCCGGACACGTTCCAGGTGGGGGCGCGTCCTCCGCGCGCCGGACACGCCCCAGGTGGGGGCGCGCCCTCCGCGCGTCATCGGCGAACCTTCCGGGCGCGGCAGCGGCGCCTCTGGTCCTCGGCGCGGCAGCGGCCTCTGGTCCTCCGCGCGGGCCGCGCCTCAGTGATGGAAAGCGGTAGCCGCCGCGCGCGGCCCGTCCGACGGCCGCTCCTGCTGCCGCAGTTCGGGCAGCAGCCGCGTCAGGTCGTCGAGGAGCATGTCGGCCAGGTCCGCCGAGAACCCGTTGCGGCACACCACCCGCAGCACGGACAGGTCCTGCCGGCGCGGCGGGAAGGTGTAGGCCGGCACCAGCCAGCCCGCCTCGCGCAGCCGCCGCGAGACGTCGAAGACGTCGTACGCGTCGACGCCGTCCGCCGTCGTGAAGGCGAACACCGGCAGTTGGTCCCCGCGCGTCAGCAGCCGGAAGTCGCCCAGCGCCGCGATCCGCTCGGCCAGCGAGCACGCCACGTCCCGCGCGGTCTGCTGCACCGCGCGGAAGCCGTCGCGGCCGAGCCGCAGGAACGTGTAGTACTGGGCGGCCACCTGCGCTCCGGGCCGGGAGAAGTTGAGCGCGAAGGTCGGCATGTCGCCGCCGAGGTAGTTCACCCGGAAGACGAGCTCTTCCGGCAGGTCGGCGGCCGTACGCCACAGGGCCCACCCCACCCCGGGTACACCAGCCCGTACTTGTGCCCGGAAGTGTTGATGGACGCGACGCGCGGCAGCCGGAAGTCCCACTCCAGGTCCGGGTCGAGGAACGGCGCCACCATCGCGCCGGACGCGCCGTCGACATGCACGGGTACGTCGAGCCCCGTACGCTCCTGGAGCGCGTCGAGCGCCGCGCACACCGCGGCGACCGGCTCGTAGGACCCGTCGAAGGTGGAGCCCAGGACGGAGACGACGCCGATGGTGTTCTCGTCGCACAGCTCGGCGGCGGCCTGCGGATCGAGGTGGAAGCGCTCGCCGTCCATGGGCACCTGCCGGGCCTCGACCTCCCAGAAGGTGCAGAACTTCTCCCAGCAGACCTGGACGTTCACGCCCATCACGAGATTGGGCCGGGCGGTGGCCGGATAGCGGTCGGTGTTCTTCCGCGCCCAGCGGCGTTTGAGCGCCATTCCCGCGAGCATGCACGCCTCGCTGGACCCGGTGGTGGAGCAGCCGACGACGCTGTCGGGGTCGGGCGCGTGCCACAGGTCGGCGAGCATCGCGACACAGCGCCGCTCCAGTTCGGCGGTGCGCGGGTACTCGTCCTTGTCGATCATGTTCTTGTCGCGGCACTCGGCCATCAGCACGTCCGCCTCCGGCTCCATCCACGTGGTGACGAAGGTGGCGAGGTTCAGCCGTGCGTTGCCGTCGAGCATCAGCTCGTCGTGGACGCAGCGGTACGCCGCCGACGGCGGCATCGGCCCGTCGGGGAGCCGGTGGCGGGGCGGCGGACCGGACAGGCCGCCGACCGGATCGGCCGTGCCGTAGAACGGGTTGACGGACAGATCGCGTGGTCCGGCCGGACCGCCGGCGCCGGCGCCCTTATGGAGTGACATGCCGTGACAATACGGGCATAGTTCCCATGAGGTCCGTGGTGTGCGGCGCTCGTGTCGTCTCCGCCGTCAGCCCGCGCTGCTGAGCGACAGCTTCGCCGCGAAGCCCAGGAACGCCGTACCCGCCGTGGCCGACAGCGCCGCCGTCAGCCGCTTGCGGCGCCGGAAGGTCGCCGCCAGGAACGAGCCGCTGAAGATCAGGATCGTCAGATACGTGAGGCTGAACAGCTCCGCCCAGGCGCCCAGCACCACGAACGACAGCGCCGGATGCGCGTACTCCGGGTCGACGAACTGCACGAAGAACGAGATGAAGAACAGGATCGCCTTGGGGTTCAGCAGGCTGATCACCAGCGCGCGGCGGAACGGGCGCTCCGCCGCCTCCTTGATCCCGGTGGTCAGCGCGCTCTCCTCGCCGTCCGCGGCTCGCCGGGCCGTTCGCGCGCCGTCCCCGGCTTGCTCGGCCGTTCGCGCGCTGTCCCCGGCCCGCTCGGCCGTCCGTGCGCCGCGCCCGCGCCCGCGCCACAGCGCCCACGCCCCGCGCAGCATCCCCACCGCGAGCCACGTCAGATAGCCCGCGCCCGCGAACTTCACCACCGAGAACAGCACCGGGCTCGCCGTCAGCAGCGACGCCACCCCGCCCGCCGACAGCGCCATCAGCACCGCGTCGCCGCACAGCACGGCGCAGGCGGCGCCGTAGGCCGCGCGAGGCCCGCGGCGGGCCGCGACCGACACCACGTACAGCGAGTTCGGCCCCGGCAGCAGGATGATCAGGGCGAGTCCCGCCAGATACGTCGAGAGATCCGTTATCCCCAGCATGCGTCGCAGAATGCCAGCGGCGTGCCGGGCGGCACGGCGATTTCCGCGATGTGGACTTGCACCTCACGCGGCGTGAGGAAGGACGGTGGAGCGCGTACCAGGAAGGGAGC
Coding sequences within it:
- a CDS encoding ATP-binding protein; translation: MGTNGSTMLEPLWRELPPVDPSAMSGSASRALPSRFEAVKGARHFTGATLEQWGLPDLFDDVALVVSELVTNALRHALPPGPPEPAAGGERADQEAAVRLHLMRCPSRLVCAVRDPSEESPVAGEADFCEESGRGLYLVESFSDCWGWHPLAGPLRGKVVWALFRLPRG
- a CDS encoding helix-turn-helix transcriptional regulator: MTASESGGSVVRRILLGSQLRRLRESRGITREAAGYSIRASESKISRMELGRVSFKARDIEDLLTLYGVLDEAERAALLGLAREANVTGWWHSYGDVLPGWFQTYVGLEGAASHIACYEVQFVHGLLQTEGYAQAVVTRGQPTACDSEVERRVALRLERQKLLVSERAPEFHVIIDEAALRRPYGGPQVMRTQLQHIIDVSEQSNVTLQVMPFEFGGHAGESGAFTMLRFPESDLPDVVYLEQLTSALYLDKRDEVAQYGRVLDRLSADGLPPAKSRDLLRRLANDI
- a CDS encoding aldehyde dehydrogenase family protein, with the protein product MSYFSELAFQYIDGEWRPGTGSWDIVDFNPYNGEKLASITAASADEIDQAYRAAERAQPAWGATNPYTRRLVLERALRIVEDREEELTEAIVAEVGGTLLKAAFELHLAKEFLREAIQLALRPEGRILPSPGDGKENRLYRVPVGVVGVISPFNFPFLLSLKSVAPALALGNAVVLKPHQNTPICGGGLVAKVLEDAGLPPGLLNVVVTDIAEIGDALIEHPVPKVISFTGSDRVGRHVATVAASHFKRTILELGGNSALVVLDDADLDYAVDAAVFSRFVHQGQVCMAANRVLVDRKVEREFTEKFVAKVRSLTVGDPGDPATHIGPLINEGQAEAVTSLVDQTIAEGATALVHGRAQGALVGPTVLTGVAEDSAVLRQEIFGPVVLLIPFDGDDEAVRITNATPYGLSGGVHTGDIERGVRFGQRIETGMFHVNDGTVHDEPIVPFGGEKRSGLGRLNGESMVEAFTTTKWISIQHGRTQFPF
- a CDS encoding DinB family protein; translation: MPTLVNQEAHGDEAGALLGFLEAQRGAIRRTLHGLTDEQARRKPSASELSLVGVVKHVAEAEQSWVEDAKGVPHAIPRDHTNWHLSFELEEGRTVADVLAFWDGVAVETERFIRSLPDLNGTFPLPRVPWFPEGSVRSMRFLLLTLIQEMARHAGHVDVIRESLDGKTAFVLIDETGAETGAA
- a CDS encoding PadR family transcriptional regulator is translated as MSAIRLLVLGAVRQHGRAHGYQVRNDLEFWGAHEWSNAKPGSIYHALKQMAKQGLMIAHDVAPSTAGGPPRTEYELTDAGEAEFFHLLRQALARHDNKIDELTAGVGFIVDLPRAEAIALLKERVAALERWRAEVTRHWMPPDGGPGEWGHIGEIMKLWVHSSDSGAEWTRGLIERLEAGAYVMAGEGERSVEVLPDGVRNPFADGGTPR
- the leuE gene encoding leucine efflux protein LeuE, coding for MLGITDLSTYLAGLALIILLPGPNSLYVVSVAARRGPRAAYGAACAVLCGDAVLMALSAGGVASLLTASPVLFSVVKFAGAGYLTWLAVGMLRGAWALWRGRGRGARTAERAGDSARTAEQAGDGARTARRAADGEESALTTGIKEAAERPFRRALVISLLNPKAILFFISFFVQFVDPEYAHPALSFVVLGAWAELFSLTYLTILIFSGSFLAATFRRRKRLTAALSATAGTAFLGFAAKLSLSSAG